Sequence from the Fulvivirga ligni genome:
ACTGGGAAATTCTTCAGCGAAGAAAACAATCCCGAAACTGGTGAAATTCCCTGGTAATATCCAATCAAATTGTATCACTGAGAACAGTGATTTGATACAAGTCTTTGGTTGACTTAAATACCACCTTTCGATAGTAAGTAAAAATATAAAATATTAACAGATGAAAAAAATAGTAATCCTCGGAGCCACTGGAACCGTGGGAAGTAAAATTTCTGAAATTCTATTAAATGAAGGAAATCAAGTTACCGTGATGGCAAGACATACAGATAGGTTACAAAAATTTAAAAGTATGGGTGCAGAGGTAATTAGTGGTGATGTCACTGATGTAAAAACCCTTACCAATGCTTTCAAAAATGCAGATAGTGCTTTCCTTATTTTGCCTGATAACCCAAAAGCAGAAAACACCAGGGCGTATCAACGTCAGGTAACGAGTAACTACATTCAGGCCATCGAGAAATCAGGCATCAAATACATCGTCAACATGAGTAGTCTGGGTTCTCATATGCACGAAGGTAACGGCATGATGGGTGGCACCGGAGAGCAGGAAGTGCGATTGAATCAATTGGAAAATGTAAACGTACTGCACATCCGCTCTGCCTATTTCATGGAAAACTGGCTAAGAATCATTGGTTTGGTCAAAGCGAAGGGAATTGCAGGTACAGCAGCTGATGGAGATACGGCTATTCCCATGGTGGCCACTCAGGATGTAGCCAAAATTGCGGCAGGTCATCTGGCAAAACTGGACTTTACGGGCAAAAGTGTACATGCAGTAATGGGCCCAAGAGACTATACATACCGAGAGTTTACGGGCATTATCGGTCAAGCCATTGGTAAACCAGAGTTACCCTATGTGCAAATTCCGGAAGAACAAGCCAAACAGATCTTTTTAGGCAATGGTTTGTCAGAAGACTTTGTAGATAACCTAATAGGAATGGCAGTGGCCATTAAGGATGGAATATTTAATTACCAAAAAAGAGATGAGTCCACAACCACAGGTACCACAGCAGAGCAATTTGTGAATGAAGTCTATCTCCCAATATTTAATCAGCAACAAGCTTAGTGATTTGATACAAGTTTAAGGCGATCCATTAGATCAACTTTACATCATTATTAATTCAAAAGGAAAATCAATTTGAAATGAAACTATTAGAGCAAACACAGTTAGGAAATCTAACGCTAAAAAATAAAATGGCTATGTCTGCCATGACCAGAAGCCGTGCAGATATGAACGGTGTAGTAGGTGATATGACCGTCCAATACTATACCCAAAGAGTGAGTGCAGGCTTGATCTTTACGGAAGCTATCAGAATAAGTGAGGAAGCTACAGGTAGTCCACTCACACCTGGTATTTATACTAACGAGCAGATCGAGGCATGGAAAAAAGTGACCAATTCAGTGCATAATAACGGAGGTAAGATCATTGCCCAACTATGGCATACCGGTCGTGTCGGGCATTCTATTGATAGAAATGGAAAGTTACCATTGGCTCCTTCTGCAGTAGGCATTAAAGGAATGCAACACTTTACCTCACAAGGCTTAAAAGATTATGAAACGCCTCAGGAAATCACGGTTGCCGAAATAAAACAAACCGTAAAAGATTACGGACAAGCAGCCAAAAATGCAATGGAAGCCGGATTTGACGGTGTAGAACTGCATGCGGCAAATGGATATTTACCCAATCAGTTCCTGGCAGAGAGTGCCAACCAAAGAACCGATGAGTATGGTGGAAGTTTTGAAAACAAGGCAAGGTTCGTTTTAGAAATCATGCAGGAATTAATCGCTGCAGTAGGGAGTGATAAAGTGGGAATTAAAATTTCTGCCTATCACCCTTATGGTGACATCTTTTATGACGATCCGGTTGGAACATACAACTATCTCATTGACGAACTCAATAAACTGGATTTTGCTTTTGTCGAACTAATGAAAAAAAATCCATTCTTCCCTCCTCCAGCGCAATATCCAACAGCGGATGAAGTAGAAATGTATGGTAGCAGAATAAACAAACCAGCGATCGCAAACACGGGATACAACAAAGATTCAGCCGAAGCGGAAATAGAGAAAGGCATCGCTCAAATGGTTTCATTTGGAACCCTATTCTTAGCCAATCCCGATTTGCCAAAGCGCTTTGAACTGGATGCAGAATTAAATGAGCCAGACAGAGCTACAATGTTCGGTGGTGGTGAACAGGGATATATTGATTACCCATTCTTAAGTAAATAAATATTCTAAACAATTGTAAAAATATTATAAATACTGTAGAGATGCTGATGGTACTTCAACTTACTTACGCGGAAACAAGTGCCCAGATTCATACTCTATGTTGCAAAAGATGACATTAATCTCTCATTTTAATACGATAATCGGTCGGAGTATGGCCAAACTTATCATGGAAGCTTTTAGTGAAATTGGCCAAATCGTTAAATCCACAATCAAAGGCGATGTCAGTTATTCTCTCGTTTGAAATAATGAGGAGTTCGGCTGCTCTTTCTAATTTTTTGTTTTTGATATAACTGGCGGGTGAGTCATTATACAATTTCTTAAACTCTCTCTTAAAAGAAGATAGGCTCAGATTAGTTCGTTCTGCCAGTTCTTCTACATTGATCTGAGAAAAAAGGTTGGCCTCTACTATATGTTTTATGGTGTAGGTAGTTGGTGAAAAAAGCTGGGAGAGTATCACCTGAATAGTGCTTGCATTGCTGGTTTGGGATAATAGTAGAATGATCTCCTTCAGCTTCAGAATCAAAATTTCATCATTCACCATGGAGGGGTTTTCGAAATAAAACAAAAGACCCTCTATGTATTTTTGAATCAGAAAATCATTGTTAACCCTACTATTAGACTGATTAGAAATCTGACTGTTCTTTTGAAAAATTACTGGCAGCTCCTTTTCATAGATTTTCTTCAAGATGTCAGGATGGAAAGTAACAATTACAATTTCACCATCGCTATTATTAATATCCTTTATTTGCTTGCCAGGATGAATACAATTGAGCAATAAGGCATGATTGGCAGGAATATCCGTGTGTGCATCCTGAAATTGAAACTGCATCTCACCATTTCTCATATATAAAAAGCATGCCTGTTCTGCAGTGGGAAAAGCAAAATCAAAAGGAGGTTCTATTACCACTCTTTGAAGGAATTGCTTTCCAAATAGATCAATTTTTTTATAGTCAACAACCATTGCTGTATAATAAGTAGAGTAAAGTTAATAAACAATGCCTACACATAAGACATGAGTCATGGTGCAGGCATTGTTGTTTCTATAAATCGTTATTCTCTGATGGATTTATTCAGCGTTCAATAGGCGCGCTTCGGAACTGATAGGTATGTTGAGTACTTTAGATATCAAACAATTACGCTCAGCTTCCTTTGTGATGGCTTCAAATTCTTTCAGGCTGATTCCCGACACATTACCAGCAATAGATAAGTGCACTCCGGTAATGTTAAAACCTTCCATAGATACAGTGACCTTTGTATCTAATGATTGAGGATCGAAACCCTTTTCCGTTAGGGCAAAGCCCACAGCCATGGTAAAGCAACCTGCATGTGCTGCCGCTAATAATTCTTCAGGGTTAGTACCCATTTCACCATCCTCAAAACGGGTTTTGAAACTGTAATTTGTATTATTTAATACTTTACTCTGGGTTGTTAGATCCCCCTTACCAGTTTTGACATTACCAGCCCAGTGTGCTTGTGCTATTCGTTTCATTGTATTTGATTTATTTTGTATTGTCATTATTGACGTATGCAAAGTTGTTGATGACAGGGACTTGGGAGTTTGTTAATTGGTTCAATTATTTGAGAATTTGGTTCATTTAAAGGGAGTTATGAGTTTTCCTTTTTGCACATTTAGACCAATCCATCAGTCTAATTACCTTCTGACTTGAATGCTCTCATAATAGCGAGAGGATCCTTTTTTGCGCTTTGGCCAGGTATCATAATTATTGATTATAGGTTTGTCTGGATGGACAAAATCAAAAATCAACAATCAAAATCAACAGGCATTTTCACCACCCTATTAATTATAATTACTTTGATTTCGATCATTCTCATAATACAGTAAGGGCCATTGTTTTAACGTGTTAGCATTGGCGCACTCGCGGTTTTATTTGTTTTTGCTCTATAAGTCAATATCCAATTTTAAATGACATTGTGGTATTATATAATTGGGTCCTCTACATGGACCAAATTCACAAATCACTGATCTTTTCTGCAAAATCTTCAGCCTCAAAAACTTTCAAGTTTGTATTGTCAATAGTGACTTACAACCCATTTTATTAGACAATGAAAACATTAAAATTGATGATGGCAAGTGCGTTTTTTGCCATTATATTTTCATCGGGTGCTCTTGCACAGGATTCTCCCAAAATTATAGCGGTGCTTAATAGAGCCAGCTGGTGTAGTGTATGCATGGCCAATGAAGAAAGAGCTGTAAAGGCTTTTCAGGAAAATAACAGCGATGGTGCCTATCAATTTGTCATCAATGACCTAACCAGCAAGGATACTGCGCGAAAGTCTGCATTGGAAATTAAGCATCTTGGACTCACGGAGGCCATGCAACCATATAAAGCCGCTGGCCTGGTATGCTTATTTGATGCCAAAACCAAGGAACCTGTCAATCAATTGCTCATATCACTTCCAAATGAAGATATAGGGAAGGCGATGACCATGTTCAGGAAAGATAGATAATCATCAATCATCCAACTCAGTCTGAATTTTCTTCAGGCTTCAAATCAACCGATGATGCACAACCGTGTATGGTATTGCATTCTAAAATTAAACATTCAAAAATCAGATAATTATGAAAATTATAAAAAGAATAGCTCTTTTATTAATGTTAGTATTTACATTAAATGCATGCGCAGATGATGATAGTCCATCAAAAAGCCCTTCCACCTTTGTGCTCGTTCACGGAGCCTGGCAGGCCTCTTTTGTTTGGGATAAATTGAAAGCAGATTTAGAGAAGGAAGGCCATAAAGTGGTAAAAATAGAATTACTCGGGCATGGAGAAGACCAGACTCCTGTATCAGAAATAACATTTGATGGATATGTGGCTCAGGTTACGGCCGCTATTGAAGCATTAAATACTCCGGTTATTTTGGTGGGGCATAGTTTAGGGGGAGCAATAGTAACTCAGGCTGCTAGCAAAGTGCCGAAGAGCATTGATAAGCTGGTTTATGTGGCTGGTTTTATTCCGAAGAGTGGCAGTAGTGTGTTCGAATATTCTGGTATGGATGAAGGCACATCCATACCATCAGCGCTGGAATTTTCTGAAGATGGAAGCACCGTGACTATTGCTCATCCGGAAGTGAATATGCGTGAGATATTCTGTCAGTATAGTTCTGATGAAGATATTCATTTGTTAGTGGAAAAGCTACGTCCGGAACCAGTTACGGCTGCTGGTACTCCGCTCAACTACAGTGCTGAAACATATGCTGGTATTAGCAATAAATACTATGTATTTACTACAAAAGACCAGGCCATTAGCTATCCTTTTCAGCAACAAATGGCTAAGGAAGCGAACATTACCAATACTTATGAAATAGAAGCCGGGCACAGTCCTTTTCTCTCCAAGCCTGATGAACTGGTGCAGATCTTTAACACCATTTTGGAAAAATAGATCTCATTTCTTCAAAGAATAAGGTAGTTCGGTTTAGGGCGGACTACTTTTTTTATGAAGAAAAATTGAGCCAAAAGGCCAAATTACTGAGCTGATTTACAAAATGCAGCATGCTCAGATGGACCAACTTTGTATTGTAATTAATGGAATCAGTCATTTAAATAATAAAATCATGAGTACAATTAATCAATCATCAGAGGGCTTGCATCAGGGTGCCAAGGCGCTCCGAAATATCTATTTCATTAGAGTTGCTTTTTCGTTAATATGGGCCATCTCATTGGTCATATCTTTGAAATCAAATGCTTTTGTTGCCAATATACTCTTTGTAATTTATCCGCTATGGGATGCCATAGCCATTTGGCTTGACCTTAAAGCTAATACTTCCGAAGCATCTAAGGTTTCTCAATATATAAATCTGATCATTAGTGTTTTAACTGCCATTGCCGTAGCGTTGGCACTTCGTGCGGGTGTACCTGCAG
This genomic interval carries:
- a CDS encoding NmrA family NAD(P)-binding protein; translated protein: MKKIVILGATGTVGSKISEILLNEGNQVTVMARHTDRLQKFKSMGAEVISGDVTDVKTLTNAFKNADSAFLILPDNPKAENTRAYQRQVTSNYIQAIEKSGIKYIVNMSSLGSHMHEGNGMMGGTGEQEVRLNQLENVNVLHIRSAYFMENWLRIIGLVKAKGIAGTAADGDTAIPMVATQDVAKIAAGHLAKLDFTGKSVHAVMGPRDYTYREFTGIIGQAIGKPELPYVQIPEEQAKQIFLGNGLSEDFVDNLIGMAVAIKDGIFNYQKRDESTTTGTTAEQFVNEVYLPIFNQQQA
- a CDS encoding alkene reductase; this encodes MKLLEQTQLGNLTLKNKMAMSAMTRSRADMNGVVGDMTVQYYTQRVSAGLIFTEAIRISEEATGSPLTPGIYTNEQIEAWKKVTNSVHNNGGKIIAQLWHTGRVGHSIDRNGKLPLAPSAVGIKGMQHFTSQGLKDYETPQEITVAEIKQTVKDYGQAAKNAMEAGFDGVELHAANGYLPNQFLAESANQRTDEYGGSFENKARFVLEIMQELIAAVGSDKVGIKISAYHPYGDIFYDDPVGTYNYLIDELNKLDFAFVELMKKNPFFPPPAQYPTADEVEMYGSRINKPAIANTGYNKDSAEAEIEKGIAQMVSFGTLFLANPDLPKRFELDAELNEPDRATMFGGGEQGYIDYPFLSK
- a CDS encoding helix-turn-helix domain-containing protein, translating into MVVDYKKIDLFGKQFLQRVVIEPPFDFAFPTAEQACFLYMRNGEMQFQFQDAHTDIPANHALLLNCIHPGKQIKDINNSDGEIVIVTFHPDILKKIYEKELPVIFQKNSQISNQSNSRVNNDFLIQKYIEGLLFYFENPSMVNDEILILKLKEIILLLSQTSNASTIQVILSQLFSPTTYTIKHIVEANLFSQINVEELAERTNLSLSSFKREFKKLYNDSPASYIKNKKLERAAELLIISNERITDIAFDCGFNDLANFTKSFHDKFGHTPTDYRIKMRD
- a CDS encoding OsmC family protein; amino-acid sequence: MKRIAQAHWAGNVKTGKGDLTTQSKVLNNTNYSFKTRFEDGEMGTNPEELLAAAHAGCFTMAVGFALTEKGFDPQSLDTKVTVSMEGFNITGVHLSIAGNVSGISLKEFEAITKEAERNCLISKVLNIPISSEARLLNAE
- a CDS encoding alpha/beta fold hydrolase; its protein translation is MKIIKRIALLLMLVFTLNACADDDSPSKSPSTFVLVHGAWQASFVWDKLKADLEKEGHKVVKIELLGHGEDQTPVSEITFDGYVAQVTAAIEALNTPVILVGHSLGGAIVTQAASKVPKSIDKLVYVAGFIPKSGSSVFEYSGMDEGTSIPSALEFSEDGSTVTIAHPEVNMREIFCQYSSDEDIHLLVEKLRPEPVTAAGTPLNYSAETYAGISNKYYVFTTKDQAISYPFQQQMAKEANITNTYEIEAGHSPFLSKPDELVQIFNTILEK
- a CDS encoding DUF308 domain-containing protein, with protein sequence MSTINQSSEGLHQGAKALRNIYFIRVAFSLIWAISLVISLKSNAFVANILFVIYPLWDAIAIWLDLKANTSEASKVSQYINLIISVLTAIAVALALRAGVPAAMMVIGAWAIIAGLAQLTLGIKRRKALGGQWPMIISGGQSALAGSFFIAMANDPKMGISSLVGYSLFGAFYFLLTAIRLNMKIRKQASLS